GGTAGTCCATCTCGTAGAGGTGTTCGCGCCACTTGCGGTCGATGACGTTGAGCAGCACGTTGCGTTCCAGCTGGCGCATCGCGCCCTCGCCGGCGATCGCCTCGATCTCCTTCTCGCGCTGGGCGTAGGCCCGCTCCGCGTCGGCGATCAATGCCTCGCGCAACTCCTCGCGGGTCAGCTCGCCGGGCTCGCCGACGGCGTCGGAGTCGAGCAGGTCGTGGTGGTCGATACCGACCGGATACAGCTGCCGCAGAGCGGTCCACAGCTGTTCGAGGTCCCAGTCCTCCGCGTAGCCCTCAGCGGTCGCGCCGTCCACATAGGCGTTGATGACGTCGACCAGCATCTTGTGAGCCTGGTCGGCGAGGTTCTCGCCCTCCAGAATCCGACGGCGCTCGTCGTAGATGACCATGCGCTGCTTGTTCATCACTTCGTCGTACTTGAGGACGTTCTTGCGGACCTCGAAGTTCTGCTGCTCGACCTGCGTCTGCGCGCTCTTGATCGCGCGGCTGACCATCTTGGCCTCGATCGGCACGTCCTCGGGCAGGTTCAGACGGGTCAGCAGCGACTCCAGGGTCGCGCCGTTGAATCGCCGCATGAGCTCGTCGCCCAGCGAGAGGTAGAAGCGTGACTCGCCCGGGTCGCCCTGGCGGCCGGAACGACCACGCAACTGGTTGTCGATGCGGCGTGACTCGTGCCGTTCGGTGCCCAGCACATAGAGGCCGCCGGCGGCGATGACGTCCTCGGCCTCCTTCGCGCATTCCGCCTTGACCTGGGCCAGCGTTTCGTGCCAGGCGGCTTCGTACTCCTCGGGCGTTTCCACCGGATCCAGTCCGCGCTCGCGCAACCGCTTGTCGGTGAGGAAGTCGGGGTTGCCGCCCAGCACGATGTCGGTGCCACGGCCGGCCATGTTCGTCGCGACGGTGACCGCGCCCAGTCGGCCCGCCTCGGCGATGATCGCCGCCTCCTGCTCGTGGTACTTGGCGTTGAGCACGTTGTGCGGGATGCGGCGCTTGGTGAACTGGCGCGACAGGTACTCCGAGCGCTCCACGCTGGTGGTGCCGATCAGCACCGGTTGGCCCTTCTCGTAGCGCTCGGCGACGTCGTCGACGACCGCGATGTACTTGGCCTCTTCGGTCTTGTAGATCAGATCGGACTGGTCCTTGCGGATCATCTCCTTGTTGGTCGGGATGCTGACCACACCGAGCTTGTAGATCTCGTGCAGTTCGGCCGCCTCGGTCTGGGCGGTACCCGTCATACCGGCGAGCTTGTCGTAGAGCCGGAAGTAGTTCTGCAGCGTGATCGTGGCGAGCGTCTGGTTCTCGGCCTTGATCTCGACGTGCTCCTTGGCCTCGATGGCCTGGTGCATGCCCTCGTTGTAGCGCCGCCCGACGAGTACGCGACCCGTGAACTCGTCGACGATCAGCACCTCGCCGTCGCGCACGATGTAGTCCTTGTCGCGCTGGAACAGCTCCTTGGCCTTGATGGCGTTGTTCAGGTAGCTGACCAGCGGCGAGTTGGCGGCCTCGTAGAGGTTGTCGATGCCGAGCTGGTCCTCGACGAACTCGACGCCGAGCTCGTGCACACCGATCGTCCGCTTGCGGATGTCGACCTCGTAGTGGACATCCTTCTCCATCAGCGGCGCGAGCCGGGCGAACTCGGTGTACCAGTTCGACGCCCCGTCGGCGGGACCCGAGATGATCAGCGGGGTGCGGGCCTCGTCGATCAGGATCGAGTCGACCTCGTCGACGATCGCGTAGTTGTGGCCGCGCTGCACCAGGTCGGCCAGCGAGTGCGCCATGTTGTCACGCAGGTAGTCGAAGCCGAACTCGTTGTTGGTGCCGTAGGTGATGTCGGCGCCGTAGGCGACGCGTCGCTCGTCGGGAGTCAGGCCGGACAGGATGACACCGACCTCCAGACCGAGGAAGCGGTGCACGCGACCCATCCACTCGGCGTCACGTTTGGCCAGATAGTCGTTGACGGTGACGACGTGCACGCCCTTGCCGGCCAGCGCGTTGAGATACGCGGGCAGCACGCAGGTCAGCGTCTTGCCCTCACCGGTCTTCATCTCCGCGACGTTGCCGAAGTGCAGCGCCGCACCGCCCATCACCTGGACGTCGAAGTGCCGTTGATCGAGCACCCGCCAGGCGGCCTCGCGTGCAACGGCGAACGCCTCGGGGAGCAGGTCGTCGAGGTCGGCGCCGTTGTCGATGCGCTGTTTGAATTCGGCCGTCTTGGCCCGCAGCTCGGCGTCGGAGAGCTTCTCCACGTCGGCGGACAGGGTGTTGACGTACTCAGCCACCCCCTTGAGGCGCTTGACCATGCGGCCTTCGCCGAGACGGAGCAACTTGTCCAGCACGCTGTAACCTCAGGCTTCCCGATGGGTTGGATCTGAAAGAGCTCAACCCATGGTAGCGACGTGGCGCGCCCCGACACCGGACCGCGTCAGGCCGAGTGGATCAGCCCATCGGCTACGCGAGCCGAATCAACCCGTAGTCATAGGCGTGGCGGCGGTACACCACGCTCGGCTTGTCACTCTCCTTGTCATGGAACAGGAAGAAGTCGTGGCCGACGAGCTCCATTTGGGACAGGGCGTCATCGACGGTCATCGGCGTCGCCGGGTGCTCCTTGATGCGCACGATGCGCCCCGGCTCGTGCTCGTCCAGCAGCGCCGCGTCCACCTGCACCGAGTCCGCTGCCGAGTCATTTGAGGCATCCGGCGGCGGGCTGACGGCAGTGGCCTGGGCGAGCGAAACCGGGGTCTTGTCGCCGTAGTGGATCTTGCGGCGGTCCTTGCTGCGGCGCAGCCGGTTCTCGAGTTTGCAGACCGCCGACTCCAGCGCGGCGTAGAAGCTGTCGGCGCAGGCCTCGCCCCGGACTACGGGACCGCGGCCACGCGCGGT
The nucleotide sequence above comes from Mycolicibacterium moriokaense. Encoded proteins:
- the secA gene encoding preprotein translocase subunit SecA — encoded protein: MLDKLLRLGEGRMVKRLKGVAEYVNTLSADVEKLSDAELRAKTAEFKQRIDNGADLDDLLPEAFAVAREAAWRVLDQRHFDVQVMGGAALHFGNVAEMKTGEGKTLTCVLPAYLNALAGKGVHVVTVNDYLAKRDAEWMGRVHRFLGLEVGVILSGLTPDERRVAYGADITYGTNNEFGFDYLRDNMAHSLADLVQRGHNYAIVDEVDSILIDEARTPLIISGPADGASNWYTEFARLAPLMEKDVHYEVDIRKRTIGVHELGVEFVEDQLGIDNLYEAANSPLVSYLNNAIKAKELFQRDKDYIVRDGEVLIVDEFTGRVLVGRRYNEGMHQAIEAKEHVEIKAENQTLATITLQNYFRLYDKLAGMTGTAQTEAAELHEIYKLGVVSIPTNKEMIRKDQSDLIYKTEEAKYIAVVDDVAERYEKGQPVLIGTTSVERSEYLSRQFTKRRIPHNVLNAKYHEQEAAIIAEAGRLGAVTVATNMAGRGTDIVLGGNPDFLTDKRLRERGLDPVETPEEYEAAWHETLAQVKAECAKEAEDVIAAGGLYVLGTERHESRRIDNQLRGRSGRQGDPGESRFYLSLGDELMRRFNGATLESLLTRLNLPEDVPIEAKMVSRAIKSAQTQVEQQNFEVRKNVLKYDEVMNKQRMVIYDERRRILEGENLADQAHKMLVDVINAYVDGATAEGYAEDWDLEQLWTALRQLYPVGIDHHDLLDSDAVGEPGELTREELREALIADAERAYAQREKEIEAIAGEGAMRQLERNVLLNVIDRKWREHLYEMDYLKEGIGLRAMAQRDPLVEYQREGYDMFIAMLEGVKEESVGFLFNVAVEAAPAPAVAPVAAPQGLAEFAEGAAAKAQESSVATKERPAPAGLRAKGIDNEPPPMIYSGPSEDGSAEVKRTGGGAGGGRPAQGGSRKERRQAARQQARETKRRG
- the hpf gene encoding ribosome hibernation-promoting factor, HPF/YfiA family; this translates as MSTHSIDSDQEMLVTDETPEPETRAEIVVKGRNVEIPDHFRVYVSEKLSRLERFDRTIYLFDVELDHERNRRQRKNCQHVEITARGRGPVVRGEACADSFYAALESAVCKLENRLRRSKDRRKIHYGDKTPVSLAQATAVSPPPDASNDSAADSVQVDAALLDEHEPGRIVRIKEHPATPMTVDDALSQMELVGHDFFLFHDKESDKPSVVYRRHAYDYGLIRLA